Proteins co-encoded in one Nicotiana sylvestris chromosome 7, ASM39365v2, whole genome shotgun sequence genomic window:
- the LOC138872987 gene encoding uncharacterized protein: MAAGGRNILVAISIHNKLDFINGTSTKPLLRSPLARQWQRCNDLVVSWWVNSSSKKISHSVEYSTYAKDIWCELEERYTSYKVRVCNCGGKAAEDEEQKVYQFLMDLNDTYMQTRNNILIKKPLPSVGNMYNILLYDEKHRQVSSVPILHSDDLITIIPNLYFPTFSTLLAFANFAGKLMPYEGVSYGACMLSSMNGIVWIIDFGATDQMTSIRSLLLDIITLLIPYLLSLPNGYKVKVTNVGSLALFSDLILHNVLYIPSFKHNLISVHKLLSHCDDVVQFTKSACTFQGPSVRKPVVLGRLNNGLYKLFQHVTSPVESVNVNSYSSIACSLHVVSNNVAIDNSSVNTMVDSNKMNKSDVVWHYTLGHIPFFKMKLIFGLDCRLSSKQSFICPIFPLARQAGLPFPDSSIQFTHPFQFVHIDTWGPYSTPTHSGSKYFLTTIDDYTRATWTHLMGAKSNAFDLLKPFIFMVETQFQTKVQTDYVCPILPPSASLLAPSSSESVSFNATIIQLHNPEPYTYSHAAAIPEW, from the exons ATGGCAGCTGGAGGGAGAAACATCTTGGTTGCTATCTCCATTCATAATAAACTTGATTTTATCAATGGCACCTCTACAAAGCCACTTCTAAGATCTCCTCTGGCACGTCAATGGCAACGGTGTAATGATCTTGTAGTGTCATGGTGGGTTAATTCCTCGTCAAAAAAAATATCTCATAGCGTAGAATACTCTACATATGCTAAAGATATTTGGTGTGAATTGGAGGAGAGATACA CTTCTTATAAGGTTAGAGTTTGTAATTGTGGGGGTAAGGCTGCTGAAGATGAAGAGCAGAAGGTTTATCAGTTCCTTATGGATCTGAATGATACCTATATGCAAACTCGCAACAATATTTTAATAAAGAAACCACTTCCATCTGTTGGAAATATGTACAACATCTTATTATATGATGAGAAGCATAGGCAGGTGTCTTCTGTCCCAATTCTCCACA GTGATGATCTGATTACAATAATCCCAAATCTCTACTTCCCCACATTTTCCACTCTCTTGGCTTTTGCTAACTTTGCTGGTAAGCTTATGCCTTATGAGGGTGTTTCTTATGGAGCTTGTATGCTTTCTAGTATGAATGGAATTGTTTGGATAATAGATTTTGGAGCTACTGATCAAATGACTTCCATCAGGAGTTTACTTTTAGATATAATTACTCTTCTTATTCCTTATCTTTTGTCTCTTCCAAATGGGTATAAAGTAAAGGTTACCAATGTTGGTTCTTTAGCTTTATTTTCTGATTTAATTCTTCATAATGTTCTTTACATCCCTAGTTTTAAACATAATCTCATATCTGTCCACAAGCTTTTGTCTCATTGTGATGATGTTGTACAATTTACCAAGTCTGCTTGCACTTTCCAGGGCCCTTCAGTGAGGAAGCCAGTGGTGCTTGGTAGACTAAACAATGGACTTTACAAGTTGTTCCAACATGTCACTTCTCCTGTTGAATCTGTTAATGTCAATTCTTATTCTTCTATTGCTTGTTCTCTACATGTAGTGTCTAATAATGTTGCTATTGATAATTCATCTGTAAATACCATGGTTGATTCAAATAAAATGAATAAATCTGATGTTGTTTGGCATTATACACTTGGACATATTCCTTTTTTCAAAATGAAACTTATTTTTGGTCTTGATTGTAGACTATCCTCCAAACAGTCTTTCATATGTCCCATTTTCCCCTTAGCAAGACAAGCTGGGCTCCCTTTTCCTGATAGTTCTATTCAGTTCACTCACCCTTTTCAATTTGTACATATAGATACTTGGGGTCCCTACTCTACTCCCACTCATTCTGGTTCTAAATACTTTCTTACTACAATAGATGACTATACTAGGGCTACCTGGACACATTTGATGGGAGCAAAGAGCAATGCTTTTGATTTGTTAAAACCTTTCATCTTTATGGTTGAAACACAGTTTCAAACTAAAGTACAGACT GATTATGTATGTCCTATCCTTCCTCCTTCTGCATCTCTCCTTGCTCCTTCTAGTTCTGAGTCTGTTTCCTTCAATGCCACCATTATACAGCTCCACAACCCTGAACCTTATACTTACTCTCATGCTGCTGCTATCCCTGAGTGGTAG